The Phragmitibacter flavus genome includes the window CGGCCACTGGCCATCGCCATCGCATTGGGCTGGTAACCATTGTTCGCCTGGATGCTTGGCACCCCTTCATTGCGACCGTAGGCCGACGCGTGAACCTTCACCGCACGGCCATCCGCCACCGCGTTCAGCGATGACAGCGAAACCGCAAAAATGCCCCGGTCACCCGCGCCCCACAAGCGTCCTTGCTGATCCAACACCAGCTGTGAAACCGCGTTGCTCCACAATCCATGCGAAGCGTTGACCATTGCCACCTTGCCATCCTTCAAACGTGCCAGTCCACCCCTCGCCGTGCCCATCCACATCGCGCCATCACGCGTCGTCAAAAACACCCGCACCGGCCCCGCCCCTTTCATCTCCGCAAAACGTTGGAACACCATCCGCCCTTTCTCCAGCCGGTAGAGTCCGCCATTTTGAGTCGCCGCCCAGACACGGTCAGACTGGTCATGGCCAATCGCCTGCACCTCGACGCCTCCGTTATCGATCACATAAGTGGTCCACTGTCCGGGCAGGCCACAGACCACGGCATCCCCACGCCCAAACCAAAGCTTGCCATCACGTGCTACACTCATCGCGCGGATGCGCGTCGGAGACTCCTTTTTAGGCAGCCCATGAGTCTCAAACACCTCACCATTCCAGCGCACCAAACTCTGTTCACTGGTCGCAATCCACACATCCCCATTGCGACCCACCGTCACGCTGGTGGCCAGCTTGCCCGGCCAGTGCAACCCGGCGATAAGATGTTTCCAACGTCGATCCCGTCGCAAAAAAAGTTCCCCCGTCTGCAACGCCACCCACACATCGCCGCGCTGATCTTCACAAAACGCCCGGGCCGTCTGCTGCACCGGTGCATCCGGCTCATTCAGCATCGACAACACCCGCTGACGCAGCCGGCAAGCCCCGCCGCCACCCGTGCCCACCCACACATTGCCCTCGCGATCCTCACTCAGCCACCACACATCCTGGTTGGGCAGATTCACCCGTCTAAAATCCCCGTCCTCCCAGCAGTGCAGGCCATACCCAAACGTTCCAAACCACAAACGCCCCGTCCTGTCCTCATACAATGACGAGGCCCGCGTTCCCGGCGAATAACCCGTCAGATCCGCCAGCTCCACCAGCCCATCGCGGGTCGAATACGCAAACAGCTTCTCGCCAATCCCCATCCACAAACCTCCCTGCTTCGCCGCACAGATCACCGGACGATCCCCCGGAATCTCCAGCACCCGCTCAAACCTCCCGTTGCGCCATTTCGCCAGCGACTTATGGCCCGCCGCCCACATCTCGCCCTGGTTGTCCATTGTCAGCGACGACGCAAAGCTCAACCCCATCCCTTCCTCCACCGGTGCCTGCTCCAGCCGCTCGTTCACCACGCGAAAAATCGGCCCGTTCTCATAACCAATCCACAGCACCCCTTCCGCGTCCTCCACCATCGCCACCACCCTCGCATCAAACCGGAGGTCACCAAGCGGCAACGCCAGATCCTGCTCCCCCTTTTTGAATCGCACCAGCACCTTGTTCACGATCACCCAAAGACACCCATCCCGCGTCGTAAAACCCCCCGCCACCGCCAGCCCTGAAGTTCCATGCGGGGCCAGATCAATCATCCCAAGCCGCAGCCCGTCCAGTCGCGCCAGCCCTCCGCGTGTGGCAAACATCATCGCCCCATCCGCCGCCTGCGACAGGCACACCACGTCATTGTTGGGCAACCCGTCATCCGTCTGCCACGCGTGGTGAATCCACGCCGCCTCCACGGCATGCAAACTCGTCATCGTCGTCTGGCAAACCAGCCCGACCAGCCCCATCCCGACCAAACACGAATGCCAAAAATATCTCATGAACTCGAGCAGCAAAATCATTGTGCCCAACATCCATGGGCCAACGCAAGCCATTTGAGCGGAGCCACCCCCGAACGACTATAGAACATTCGTTCGATGGTGGATTAATTCCCGTGCTGGTAGCCTTGGTGAATGACATTGCCCATACAGCGTCAACGGCCATCCACAAAATCCAGGCCAGCCCTTTCCCGGTCCCGCTCCGCCTTCACCCTCATTGAAGTCCTTACCGTCGTCGTCATCATCAGCATCCTCGTCGCGCTCTCCGCCCCCATCATCACCTCCATCAACGGTGCCAACACCGTCACCCGCAACGCCTACACCCTCACTGACACCCTCGACCAAGCCCGCTCCTACGCCACCGCCAACAACACCTACACCTGGGTCGGCATCTTCGAGGAAAACGCCGACGCCCCCGGAACCCCAGGCATCGGTCGCATCATCCTCGGCATCTTCGCCTCTACCGACGGCTCAAAAATCTACGCCGACGGCACCCCAAGCCCCGGCCCGCTCGACCCCACCCGCCTGAAACAGATCGGCGAACTCATCCAACTCGAACACACCGACCTTGTCACCCTCAGCAGCAGCGACATCCAGCGCGACACCGTTCCCGCCGCCATCCATCAAGTCGCCGAAGACACCTTCACCAGCCCCATCACCATCACCCCGCCCCACCACACCGACCCGGCTACCGCCAGCTACACCTTTGCCAAACTCATCCAGTTCAGCCCCCTCGGAGACGCCAGCAAAATCGCCAGCTCACCCGTGCGCTGCATCGAGTTCGGCCTCCGACCCACCAAAGGCAACATCACCGACACCACCAGCAAAAACCTCGTCGCCGTCCAGCTCTCCGGCATCGGCGGTCAACCCAGTCTCCACCGTCCCCAACCATCCCAGCCATGAAACCAAATTCGTTCTCCATATCCAGTCGAAAAAAAGCCTTCACACTCGTCGAAACCGTCCTCGCCCTCGGTGTTGCCGCCGTCAGCATGTCCGCCATCTTCGGCCTCCTGCCCGTCGGACTCAACTGCAACCAATCCTCCACCGAGCAAACCAGCGCCGCCAACCTCCTCACCGTCCTCGCCGCCGACCTGCGCAGCACCCCCGGCAGCACCAGCACCAGCGCCAGCACCGAAGCCGAAACCCACCGCTCCAACCTCTTTGAAATCGACCTTCCTGCCAAACCCACCGGCAGCACCGAACCCACCCAACAAACCCTCCACATCGGCGACGACCTCCAGCCCACCTCCGAGCTGTCGCTTGCCCGTTACCAGCTCAACCTATGGGTTGTCGCACCCGCCACCGACCGCGCCCCCACCACCGTTCGCGCCCTCATCACCTGGCCCGCCAACGCCACCTATCAAAAAGCCATCGGCTCACTCGAAACCATGATCGCACTCGACCGCCACTGATCCCCATGAATCACCACCGGCCCGCATCCACTCATCGCCGCGCCTTCACCCTGATTGAGCTGCTCATCGTCATGGCCATTCTCGGCATGCTCGTCCTCCTTATGTCGCAGCTCCTTAACGACACCCTCAGCGTCACCGGTCGCGGCAACCAGCGCATCGATGCCGACAGCGAAGCCCGCCTCGTCCTCGACCGTATCGGCATCGACATCGCCCGCATGGTCAAACGTCCGGACATCGATTACTACCTGCAAAAGACCAGCGGCGATGACCAGCTCGCCTTCTTCAGCGAGTCCACCGGCTACTACCCCGACGGCATCGAAAGCGAAACCCCCAAAGGCACCGCGTCGCTCATCGGTTACCGCATCGAAAACCAAAAACTCGAACGCCTCAGCAAAGCCCTCATTTGGAACGGCGTCAACACCAGCACCCCCGGCGCCACCGGCATCTCCGCCCAAAACAAACCCATGATCTACGGCATCGGTGCCACCCCCGGCGAAGTCCTCCTCAACAGCTACACCATCAATGGCGGCGGCGGCAGCAGCATCACCACCACCGGCAGCGCCAGCGACCCCGACTACCAGGTCATCGGCGAAAATGTCTTCCGCCTCGAGTTCTGCTACCTCATGAAAAACGGCACCCTTTCCGACACCCCCTGGCTTGCCCCCAACACCACCATCAACGGCCTGCGCGACGTCGCCGCCATCATCGTCGCCATCGCCGTGCTCGACCCGGCCAGCCGTTCCACCCTCAACGCCAGCCAGCTCACCGCCGCCTCCGCCAAACTTCCCAACGTCGCCGGCACCACCCTCAGCTCACCACCTCTTCCCCTCTGGCAAACCCAGATCGACAACAACGACCTCGACCTCCCCCGTTCCGCCGCCTCCCAAGTGCGCATCTACCAGCGCACCTACCATCTTGACGAAGCCCCCTGATTTCCCTCACGCATGCACCCACACCTTCCATCCATGAAAATCTGCACACCATCCCCATCCAAGCAAGGCATGGCCCTCGTCATCGTGCTCGCCTTCGTCGTCCTCCTCACCGGACTCGTCGTCGCCTTCCTTGCCCGCTCCGTGAACAACGAAAAAGTCGCCACCAACTACTCCCATCAAACCCGTTCCGACATCCTCGCCCGGAGCGCCCTCGACTACATCATTACCGACCTCAAACAAGAAATCCACAACGGCTCCAACCTCGTTACCGTCGGCCCCGAAGACGCCTCATCAACCCTCTATCTCCCCCAAACCCCGGCCGACGCCATGGCCCAACGCAGCGGCCTGCCTGCCGATGACACCATCCCCAACCTCATCCGCCGCAGCGTGCGCGACGACACCCTTGTAGTTCCCAGCCGAGCCTCCGCCATCAACAGCAGCGAAGACGCCTCCATCGACGGCCGCACCATCACCCCTGCCCGTTGGAACCGCCACTACCTCATCCCCCGCTTCGATGCCGCCACCAACACCGACACCACTCCCGATGCTGACACCGGATTCATCGCCCCTGACTGGGTCCTGCTCACCCGTAACGGCCCCGCCGTCCACACCAACCTCGGCAGCGGCCCCACCGCCCTCAACAACGCCGACAAAGACAACAGCAACTACGTCATCGGCCGTTACGCCTACGCCATCTACGACGAGGGCGGCCTTCTCGACCTCAACGCCGCCGGTTATCCTGAAGGGCTCCTTACCGACGTCAAAAGCCGCAAAAACAACCTCGCCCTCGCCGATCTAACTCGAATTCCCATCGATAAAACAAAAACCACCTTCCTTTCCCAGGCCCAGATCAACCAGTTTGTCGGCTGGCGCAACTACGCCTCCTCCCAGCCCATCGGCGGCTTCGGTGCCTTCACCTTTGATGCCGCCCGTGCCAAATACTGGCACAAACACTTTGTTTTGGAGAACCAGACCGGCTTCCTCAAAACCATCGCCCCCGAAGATGCCGTTCCGCCCCTCACCGACCAGGCCCTGCTCAGCCGCCAGCAGTTGATCCGGCTTTTTGGCTCATTGGACATCAGCCCCAACGCCCTGCAATACTTCGGCACCTTCAGCCGCACACTCGACCAACCCTCCTTCGCCCCCGATCCCAACCGGCCCAAAGTCCTGGCTGCAGCCAAGGGCGGGAATAGCGCGGCGGGATTGAATGCCGATGATTTGATCAACCCCAGCTTCCTCACCACCAGAGTCGGTAGCACTTTTACCCGCAACAACGGAGAAACCGCCAAGTCCGGCGAACCCCTGGTGAAAAGACGCTTCGCCCTCAACCGCCTCGCCTGGCTCACCTATCAAGGGCCCAGCGCCACACGCAATACCTCCACGACCACCACCACGGGTGATGACGCCGACATCGGCTTGCTCAAACAACATGGAATTAGCGAAGAATTGCTCGAAGAGGGCACCGCCGAAAACATCAGAAAATACTTCGGGCTGACCTGGGATAACACCGATCATTGCTGGCAATACGACGTCCACAACGGCTCCTCCGGTGCGATCAAGAAGCTCGGCGACATTGCCCAGCTCTCCCCCGCCCGCGAACCCGATTTCTTCGAACTGCTCAAAGCCGCCATGCACGTCGGTTCGCTGGGCAAAGCACTGCTTCCCAGCGGTGGCGGCTCCATTGAGCCATACAGCTACAACCACTATGCAGAAAACTCCGTTGACCTCCAGATTATCCAGATCGGAGCCAACATCATCAGCCAGTTCCAACCCTCGAACTACCCGCCCATCATTATCTTCAACGATGGAAGCGGACATGCTTCGATGCCCCGCAAAATCGCGGGTGTGACCAACTTGCCCTATCTGCAAAATCTCATGACCGGCGTGCTCCAGGTGCGCGCTCCCAACCCCCTGCCCAATAGCATGGGACCCGGTGCCACTTACCCCTCCGGAACCAAAATCATCGACCCCGGCGTGGGTGCCCTGATGATGCTTCCCGTCGTTTGGAATCCCCACGACCCCGCCAGTTCCACCGGCGGGATTGGACCGACGCGCTTCCGTGTCGTCGCGGACAGCACCACGCCCGATCTACTGGACTCAAGCACGCGCACTCCCTATTGTGTGTATGCCAACTCAGGGGGCAATTGGTCTTTCGACGCGGGGAACAACTCTCCACAAAGGGACTGGTATGCCGACTCGACCCGCACCGGCGCGCAAATCAGCCGCGCACTCACCGCTGACACTACCGCGATTGAGTTCTTGGTGCAGTCCGGCGGACTGCCGCTCTTTCCCGAGCCCGCCATGCTGGTTCGCCCTCGCACCATCACCGATCCCAACGGCAACAGCGTGCAAATTTCCCTCGGCGATGGGCACCTGATCAATACGGACAATGTGCTTAGAGATTTGCGCGTCTCCCCGGGAACCGCAATCAGCGGCCTGCCCAATTACTTTGCCAACGCGCTGAACATGAATCAACCCGGCCAGACACAAGATCCCGCAGGCACGGCCTATCTGGGTTTCTGTCTTGGCACCGTCCCACTCGCCTGGACCAAGGGCAGCGACGAGAGCACCACGGCTTACTCCGCAGCCAGAGACGGCGTTTTCTGGGGCAGCGTCAACCATCCCCTTCCCACCACCAGGGGATGCTACATGACGTATCGGGTGCAATATGAAAATCCCTTCAGCCCTGGAGACTGGATTACGTATGACACAAAATATGGCAAAGTCATGTTTGACCGGTGTCAATTCGGAGTTGGCACTCCCAGCTTGATTTGCGGCTTCAGGGGGGGCGGCCAAGGCGAGGGCCACTGGGCCACTGCGACAGACCCGCGCAGCAGCCGCTTCGGACTATTCTGGAATGGAACGGCTTCTTGGGCGGGTAATTACACCCCGGTGGGAAGCATCGTCATACCGCTGCCAATCCCCGGCCCCGAATTGGCGATTTCGCATTATGGCGGCAGCAGCCCCCACGCAGCCGGATGGCTCAACCCGGCCAGCGCCACCCTCTACACCAT containing:
- a CDS encoding pilus assembly FimT family protein; this translates as MTLPIQRQRPSTKSRPALSRSRSAFTLIEVLTVVVIISILVALSAPIITSINGANTVTRNAYTLTDTLDQARSYATANNTYTWVGIFEENADAPGTPGIGRIILGIFASTDGSKIYADGTPSPGPLDPTRLKQIGELIQLEHTDLVTLSSSDIQRDTVPAAIHQVAEDTFTSPITITPPHHTDPATASYTFAKLIQFSPLGDASKIASSPVRCIEFGLRPTKGNITDTTSKNLVAVQLSGIGGQPSLHRPQPSQP
- a CDS encoding PulJ/GspJ family protein, translated to MNHHRPASTHRRAFTLIELLIVMAILGMLVLLMSQLLNDTLSVTGRGNQRIDADSEARLVLDRIGIDIARMVKRPDIDYYLQKTSGDDQLAFFSESTGYYPDGIESETPKGTASLIGYRIENQKLERLSKALIWNGVNTSTPGATGISAQNKPMIYGIGATPGEVLLNSYTINGGGGSSITTTGSASDPDYQVIGENVFRLEFCYLMKNGTLSDTPWLAPNTTINGLRDVAAIIVAIAVLDPASRSTLNASQLTAASAKLPNVAGTTLSSPPLPLWQTQIDNNDLDLPRSAASQVRIYQRTYHLDEAP
- a CDS encoding sensor histidine kinase, with translation MRYFWHSCLVGMGLVGLVCQTTMTSLHAVEAAWIHHAWQTDDGLPNNDVVCLSQAADGAMMFATRGGLARLDGLRLGMIDLAPHGTSGLAVAGGFTTRDGCLWVIVNKVLVRFKKGEQDLALPLGDLRFDARVVAMVEDAEGVLWIGYENGPIFRVVNERLEQAPVEEGMGLSFASSLTMDNQGEMWAAGHKSLAKWRNGRFERVLEIPGDRPVICAAKQGGLWMGIGEKLFAYSTRDGLVELADLTGYSPGTRASSLYEDRTGRLWFGTFGYGLHCWEDGDFRRVNLPNQDVWWLSEDREGNVWVGTGGGGACRLRQRVLSMLNEPDAPVQQTARAFCEDQRGDVWVALQTGELFLRRDRRWKHLIAGLHWPGKLATSVTVGRNGDVWIATSEQSLVRWNGEVFETHGLPKKESPTRIRAMSVARDGKLWFGRGDAVVCGLPGQWTTYVIDNGGVEVQAIGHDQSDRVWAATQNGGLYRLEKGRMVFQRFAEMKGAGPVRVFLTTRDGAMWMGTARGGLARLKDGKVAMVNASHGLWSNAVSQLVLDQQGRLWGAGDRGIFAVSLSSLNAVADGRAVKVHASAYGRNEGVPSIQANNGYQPNAMAMASGRLWFASRSGIVMADPTLPGTNLIPPPVSIEGLRVNGREVPVQLSVALQPGVNTLRADLAAMSYVAPQSVTVWYRMDGVDDDWIDSGATRTATYGSLRPGHYQLRARATNNDGLSSRRDATLSLQVLPFFWQTLWFQLGLGGLFFLVTAVTAYRYSKLRTRRQTEAFKREADIQRERARIARDMHDQIGASLTQIALLAELADHEQSAGQAPKEQLRQLAETSREAVTHLDEIVWAVNPRHDNLSSLLEYVGQKAVQMFDAAGIRCRLELPDNVAERPLNADFRHHYFLMIQEAQNNAAKHSGASEITLSVQPKPHHLLSVLSDNGRGFDDHSIALDSLGNGLKNLTARAAALKGNCEIVSIPGTGTTITITLPWPKS